A section of the Oryza sativa Japonica Group chromosome 1, ASM3414082v1 genome encodes:
- the LOC4324865 gene encoding uncharacterized protein: MLASKEDAEAAVPVVNMRRGRMERCRQAAWLLHHVGVDASALLFADEVDMEGLMMDKRVSLVVVGQDVLKPNDKMGSVCTILTNNYCEDAYSLLQSLDIKKLLLAGILLDTKNLSNMCSNRDSEAVQLLLFGTSEHMRHELFQQLLLDHNDHSFVEYLKNNYREPSTKGEGNSPLDQKHSVSASGSSQDAKKPNSNNQRPVHGNGGKTSDETPRGKNKYFLAKWFGFGSK, encoded by the exons ATGCTGGCGAGCAAGGAGGACGCCGAGGCGGCGGTGCCGGTGGTGAACATGCGCCGCGGCAGGATGGAGAGGTGCAGGCAAGCGGCCTGGCTGCTCCACCACGTCGGCGTCGACGCCTCTGCTCTGCTCTTCGCTGACGAG GTTGACATGGAGGGGCTAATGATGGATAAGCGAGTCAGCTTGGTAGTGGTGGGGCAGGATGTTCTGAAACCAAACGATAAG ATGGGCTCAGTTTGCACAATCCTCACCAATAATTATTGTGAAGATGCTTATAGTCTACTTCAGAGCCTGGACATAAAGAAACTTCTG CTTGCAGGTATCCTGTTAGATACGAAAAATCTTTCCAACATGTGCTCAAACAGAGATTCAGAGGCAGTGCAACTGCTCTTGTTTGGTACCTCTGAGCATATGAGGCACGAATTGTTTCAACAAT TGCTTCTTGATCACAATGATCATTCTTTTGTCGAGTACTTGAAGAACAACTACAGAGAGCCGTCCACAAAAG GTGAAGGGAACAGTCCCCTGGACCAGAAACATTCAGTTTCAGCATCAGGGTCATCCCAAGATGCTAAGAAGCCCAATTCAA ATAATCAGAGACCGGTGCACGGGAATGGTGGAAAGACCTCAGATGAAACTCCCCGTGGGAAGAACAAATATTTCTTAGCAAAATGGTTTGGTTTTGGATCAAAATAG
- the LOC4324866 gene encoding uncharacterized protein translates to MMQDLFSVPSCFSSGEKLPDIPSSGTAAAAAAARQSAVTLVYRAEISGHRRLVTVTWCRNLLTHGLSVSIEGSAGNGKDKIGREYGEAAVAATAADGGGGGGGGKSCSACKVEMQPWHFWRKYGAKQFQVDGNAIDVVWDLRSARFSDEPEPLSDYYVAVVAGEEVVLLLGNLKKDAFRRTGSRPSLQDAVLVCKKEHVFSKKRFVTKARFSDRGKLHDISIECSSSNLTGGTDVDMAIKIDGCVSVLVRHLQWKFRGNECISINKLKVQVYWDAHDWLFGTGMRHALFIFKPEPPSPSPPGASSEFSTDEYSDFCLFLYAWKVE, encoded by the coding sequence ATGATGCAGGACCTGTTCTCGGTGCCGTCCTGCTTCTCCTCCGGCGAGAAGCTGCCGGACATCCCGAgctccggcacggcggcggcggccgcggcggccaggCAGAGCGCGGTGACGCTGGTCTACCGGGCGGAGAtctccggccaccgccggctTGTCACCGTGACGTGGTGCAGGAACCTGCTCACGCACGGCCTGTCGGTGTCGATCGAAGGGTCGGCGGGCAACGGCAAGGACAAGATCGGCAGGGAGtacggcgaggccgccgtcgccgccacggcggcggacggcggtggcggcggcggcggcggcaagagctGCAGCGCGTGCAAGGTGGAGATGCAGCCGTGGCACTTCTGGCGGAAGTACGGGGCGAAGCAGTTCCAGGTGGACGGCAACGCCATCGACGTGGTGTGGGACCTGAGGAGCGCGAGGTTCTCCGATGAGCCGGAGCCGCTGTCCGACTACTACGtcgcggtggtcgccggcgaggaggtcgtcctcctcctcggcaaCCTCAAGAAGGACGCGTTCCGGCGGACGGGGTCACGGCCGTCGCTGCAGGACGCGGTGCTGGTGTGCAAGAAGGAGCACGTCTTCAGCAAGAAGAGGTTCGTGACCAAGGCCAGGTTCAGCGACAGGGGGAAGCTGCACGACATCAGCATCgagtgcagcagcagcaacctcacCGGCGGCACGGACGTCGACATGGCGATCAAGATCGACGGCTGCGTCAGCGTCCTCGTCAGGCACCTCCAGTGGAAGTTCAGAGGCAACGAGTGCATCTCCATCAACAAGCTCAAGGTGCAGGTGTACTGGGACGCCCATGACTGGCTCTTCGGCACAGGGATGAGGCATGCCTTGTTCATCTTcaagcccgagccgccgtcgccgtcgccgccgggagCGAGCTCTGAATTCAGCACCGATGAATATTCAGATTTCTGCCTGTTTCTGTACGCATGGAAGGTTGAATGA
- the LOC4324867 gene encoding histone deacetylase HDT2 isoform X2 — MDVDFWGVVIEPCNKKEIFCPEDTLYHLTSVALDEAYGLKDSNVKVFVEVNDEKFAIGTLSSKRHPHIKVDFCFKKNFQLFHTSLISKVAFCGYQVKNLGKFTDSEGDESDEEVPPDNMIKEAQKSKLPAKSATVASAMQKAFVKEIEHYEKSKADDDNNERYRDISVVGESTGNEDSSDDADYEGKSSDEEETTAKEGESTDEKETPAKEGESSDEEETPAKNTKEENEPVVTPLKTFPHEMAKIEAPITDNKTGTNTSKRGSHLQVTNPHPAKQAKRTPIKNDTPKRSASYVCNSCKKTFNSSGALKDHSKAKHPATN; from the exons GTAGCCCTTGATGAGGCTTACGGGCTAAAAGACTCCAATGTGAAAGTATTTGTCGAAGTTAATGATGAGAAGTTTGCGATTGGGACGCTTTCCTCCAAAAGGCATCCGCATATCAAGGTTGACTTCTGTTTCAAGAAGAACTTTCAACTATTCCACACCTCACTAATCAGCAAAGTTGCCTTTTGTGGCTATCAAGTAAAGAATTTGGGAAAATTCACTGATTCTGAAG GTGATGAATCTGATGAGGAGGTTCCACCAG ATAATATGATCAAAGAAGCACAGAAAAGTAAACTTCCTGCAAAGTCTGCTACAGTTGCATCCGCCATGCAAAAGGCTTTTGTAAAGGAAATAGAGCACTATGAGAAATCAAAAGCTGATGATGACAACAATGAACGATACCGTGATATTTCAGTAGTTGGTGAATCTACTGGTAATGAG GATTCAAGTGATGATGCTGATTATGAAGGTAAGAGTTCTGATGAAGAAGAGACTACTGCAAAGGAAGGTGAGAGTACTGATGAAAAAGAGACTCCTGCAAAGGAAGGTGAGAGTTCTGATGAAGAAGAGACTCCTGCAAAG AATACTAAAGAGGAAAATGAACCAGTGGTAACACCCTTGAAGACATTTCCACATGAGATGGCAAAGATAGAAGCACCAATTACGGACAACAAAACTG GTACTAATACTAGCAAGAGAGGTAGTCATCTTCAAGTTACAAACCCTCACCCAGCAAAACAGGCAAAGAGGACGCCCATAAAGAACGACACGCCTAAGCGTTCTGCTAGCTATGTCTGCAACTCATGCAAAAA GACTTTCAACTCCTCTGGTGCTCTGAAGGATCATTCAAAGGCGAAACACCCTGCAACCAATTGA
- the LOC4324867 gene encoding histone deacetylase HDT2 isoform X1 — MDVDFWGVVIEPCNKKEIFCPEDTLYHLTSVALDEAYGLKDSNVKVFVEVNDEKFAIGTLSSKRHPHIKVDFCFKKNFQLFHTSLISKVAFCGYQVKNLGKFTDSEGDESDEEVPPGIRLYPKLDDNMIKEAQKSKLPAKSATVASAMQKAFVKEIEHYEKSKADDDNNERYRDISVVGESTGNEDSSDDADYEGKSSDEEETTAKEGESTDEKETPAKEGESSDEEETPAKNTKEENEPVVTPLKTFPHEMAKIEAPITDNKTGTNTSKRGSHLQVTNPHPAKQAKRTPIKNDTPKRSASYVCNSCKKTFNSSGALKDHSKAKHPATN; from the exons GTAGCCCTTGATGAGGCTTACGGGCTAAAAGACTCCAATGTGAAAGTATTTGTCGAAGTTAATGATGAGAAGTTTGCGATTGGGACGCTTTCCTCCAAAAGGCATCCGCATATCAAGGTTGACTTCTGTTTCAAGAAGAACTTTCAACTATTCCACACCTCACTAATCAGCAAAGTTGCCTTTTGTGGCTATCAAGTAAAGAATTTGGGAAAATTCACTGATTCTGAAG GTGATGAATCTGATGAGGAGGTTCCACCAGGTATTCGTCTATACCCCAAGTTAGATG ATAATATGATCAAAGAAGCACAGAAAAGTAAACTTCCTGCAAAGTCTGCTACAGTTGCATCCGCCATGCAAAAGGCTTTTGTAAAGGAAATAGAGCACTATGAGAAATCAAAAGCTGATGATGACAACAATGAACGATACCGTGATATTTCAGTAGTTGGTGAATCTACTGGTAATGAG GATTCAAGTGATGATGCTGATTATGAAGGTAAGAGTTCTGATGAAGAAGAGACTACTGCAAAGGAAGGTGAGAGTACTGATGAAAAAGAGACTCCTGCAAAGGAAGGTGAGAGTTCTGATGAAGAAGAGACTCCTGCAAAG AATACTAAAGAGGAAAATGAACCAGTGGTAACACCCTTGAAGACATTTCCACATGAGATGGCAAAGATAGAAGCACCAATTACGGACAACAAAACTG GTACTAATACTAGCAAGAGAGGTAGTCATCTTCAAGTTACAAACCCTCACCCAGCAAAACAGGCAAAGAGGACGCCCATAAAGAACGACACGCCTAAGCGTTCTGCTAGCTATGTCTGCAACTCATGCAAAAA GACTTTCAACTCCTCTGGTGCTCTGAAGGATCATTCAAAGGCGAAACACCCTGCAACCAATTGA